A genomic region of Zea mays cultivar B73 chromosome 6, Zm-B73-REFERENCE-NAM-5.0, whole genome shotgun sequence contains the following coding sequences:
- the LOC103630486 gene encoding uncharacterized protein, whose amino-acid sequence MNPYLENNFLVRLMEEMEEEEEELQLARHMVNRRRRARNERRHGGSIPGRVRIHRDHMSGDARIRADYFGANPVYTDAQFRRRFRMRRHVFERLVDVVQQVDPYFIQRPNCAGEIGLSALQKVVAAVRILAYGIPADVVDEYVRIGESTAHEALKHFCTAVQTAFAPYYLRAPNAEDIARLLQVGESRGFPGMLGSVDCMHWEWRNCPSSWKGMFTGRGKHPTMILEAVASYDLWIWHAYFGLPGSCNDINVLHRSNLFERHLSGDTPPVSFTVNGHTYNMGYYLADGIYPDWPAFVKTIRNPYDVRTQHFATIQESARKDIERAFGVL is encoded by the exons ATGAATCCCTACTTAGAAAACAATTTTCTTGTGCGCTTGATGGAAGAaatggaagaggaagaagaagagttgcAGTTGGCGAGGCACATGGTCAATAGGAGGCGACGTGCACGCAATGAGCGTCGTCATGGTGGTTCGATTCCAGGGCGTGTTAGGATTCATCGTGATCACATGAGCGGTGATGCAAGAATCCGAGCGGACTACTTTGGAGCCAACCCGGTGTACACGGATGCTCAATTTCGTAGGAG GTTCCGCATGCGTCGCCATGTCTTTGAGCGCCTTGTTGATGTTGTGCAACAAGTGGATCCTTATTTTATTCAACGTCCAAATTGTGCGGGTGAGATTGGTCTTTCTGCTctacagaaagttgttgctgctGTTCGAATCCTTGCTTACGGTATTCCAGCTGATGTCGTTGACGAATACGTGCGTATTGGGGAATCTACTGCTCATGAGGCATTGAAACACTTTTGCACGGCCGTCCAAACCGCGTTTGCTCCGTATTATCTCCGTGCACCAAATGCAGAAGATATCGCACGCCTTCTCCAAGTTGGCGAGTCACGTGGGTTTCCTGGTATGCttggtagtgttgattgcatgcattgggagtggcgtaACTGCCCAAGTTCATGGAAGGGGATGTTTACAGGGCGTGGTAAACATCCTACCATGATCTTGGAAGCTGTTGCGTCGTATGACCTGTGGATATGGCATGCATATTTTGGTCTGCCAGGTAGTTGCAACGACATAAATGTTCTTCACCGTTCAAACCTTTTCGAAAGGCATCTGAGCGGTGACACACCTCCTGTTTCATTCACTGTGAATGGTCACACGTACAATATGGGATATTACCTAGCAGACGGGATTTACCCAGACTGGCCCGCATTTGTGAAGACAATCCGTAACCCCTACGACGTTAGAACCCAACACTTTGCAACAATTCAAGAGTCTGCTCGAAAAGATATAGAACGAGCTTTTGGTGTACTCTAG